A genomic segment from Syntrophotalea acetylenivorans encodes:
- a CDS encoding polysaccharide biosynthesis/export family protein: MLGKKLILAVAFLGLLSSVAWGKDYLVGDGDVLQVSVWGVPELTVEVTVRPDGKITLPAAGDVVASGLSPAQLSSRLTEVLEKFVKKPVVTVSVNQITNNRVYVSGGGSGPTVVPLPGRTSLLKLLCRLENLSNADLRRAYIIRDGQRVEADFYRLFVKGDISHDVTLQPEDVLFLPTQELNKVYVTGAVQDPKYIFYREGMTVLDAILEAGGFGEYAKQNDVLVVRKDSEELELRIKDLMFGKDLKQNIALQPGDQVVVKESMF; the protein is encoded by the coding sequence ATGCTTGGGAAAAAGTTGATTTTAGCAGTGGCGTTTCTGGGTTTATTGAGCTCGGTCGCCTGGGGCAAGGACTATCTTGTCGGTGACGGCGACGTGCTGCAGGTTTCTGTCTGGGGTGTACCTGAGCTGACTGTCGAGGTTACCGTGCGGCCCGATGGCAAGATTACCCTGCCTGCCGCCGGTGATGTGGTTGCCTCCGGGTTGTCTCCGGCGCAGCTTAGTTCACGCTTGACCGAAGTACTTGAGAAATTTGTGAAAAAACCGGTCGTGACCGTTTCCGTGAACCAGATCACCAACAACCGGGTCTATGTTTCAGGTGGCGGCTCCGGACCAACGGTGGTGCCCCTGCCTGGTCGTACCAGCCTTCTCAAGCTGCTCTGCCGGCTGGAAAATCTTAGCAATGCGGATCTGCGCCGGGCTTACATCATTCGCGATGGTCAGCGTGTCGAGGCCGATTTCTACCGGCTGTTCGTCAAGGGGGATATTTCCCATGATGTCACCTTGCAGCCCGAGGATGTGCTGTTTCTGCCCACTCAAGAGCTCAACAAGGTCTATGTAACCGGTGCCGTTCAAGATCCGAAATATATTTTTTACCGCGAGGGCATGACGGTGCTCGATGCCATTCTTGAAGCCGGCGGCTTTGGCGAATATGCCAAACAAAACGATGTCCTGGTCGTGCGCAAGGACAGTGAAGAACTGGAATTACGCATCAAGGACCTGATGTTTGGCAAGGATCTCAAACAGAATATTGCCCTGCAGCCCGGTGACCAGGTCGTGGTCAAGGAAAGCATGTTTTAA
- a CDS encoding XrtA system polysaccharide chain length determinant: MESNKNEIINILRMVYRRKGLFCLVALLITTSVITYSYFIPKKYQADSTVFIEKNVINSLVKGLAITPDMNDRVRVLKYALLSRELVARVLDDIDSTPPLGNESQKQDFISALQRRVKLSVKGKGDLFIISLIDGNPIFARDFINSLVRTYVEENLSAKREETYGANRFLDEQIALFKIKLDQSEDAIIQFRRSQNVFLGNDEQSKVADIKSYQSQIDQIDLDITTLSAKKQLLGKQLQTIDPEISLFSEKRRKDTIALLEERLNGLLLTYTESYPEVVRLKAEIEALRIQKERGGDQIAPMEMQGVNPVYQETLQNKLALEAEINSLKAKKSKLQQMVQAREAALREVPEQRKELDRLIQERDSARKIYQELLLRLGQSEVSKQMEIGDKATTFRIVDPAILPRVPVSPNMLKMILLAIAAGLGAAGGLVMLLEKSDASVKSVEDLKPHGLLVLAQIPSIVDEQAVRRRKKRDRWFYAAATGYGLLVFALLAYESLYRLKG; the protein is encoded by the coding sequence ATGGAATCGAATAAAAACGAAATTATCAACATCCTGCGGATGGTCTACCGGCGCAAAGGGCTTTTCTGCCTGGTGGCCCTGCTGATCACCACCTCGGTGATCACCTACAGCTATTTCATTCCGAAAAAGTACCAGGCAGACAGTACGGTCTTCATTGAAAAGAATGTCATCAACAGCCTGGTCAAGGGGCTGGCGATTACTCCGGATATGAACGACCGGGTCCGGGTGCTGAAATACGCCCTGCTCAGCCGAGAGTTGGTGGCCCGGGTATTGGACGATATCGACAGCACTCCTCCGTTGGGCAATGAAAGCCAGAAACAGGATTTCATTAGTGCACTGCAGCGGCGAGTCAAGCTGTCGGTCAAGGGGAAAGGGGACCTTTTTATTATTTCCCTGATCGATGGAAACCCGATTTTCGCCCGGGATTTTATCAACAGCCTGGTGCGCACCTATGTCGAGGAAAACCTGTCGGCCAAAAGGGAGGAAACCTATGGTGCCAACCGGTTCCTCGATGAGCAGATTGCCCTGTTCAAAATCAAGCTGGATCAGAGTGAGGATGCGATCATTCAGTTTCGCCGCAGTCAGAACGTGTTTCTTGGCAACGACGAACAGTCCAAGGTGGCCGATATAAAAAGCTATCAGAGCCAGATCGATCAGATCGACCTGGATATTACCACCCTGAGCGCTAAAAAGCAGTTGCTGGGGAAACAGCTGCAGACCATCGACCCTGAAATCTCCCTGTTCAGTGAAAAACGCCGGAAAGACACCATTGCCCTGCTTGAAGAACGGCTCAACGGCTTGTTGCTAACCTACACCGAGAGCTATCCCGAGGTGGTCCGCCTCAAGGCCGAAATCGAGGCTCTGCGAATACAAAAGGAGCGTGGCGGCGACCAGATTGCGCCGATGGAAATGCAAGGAGTCAACCCCGTCTATCAGGAAACCTTGCAGAATAAATTGGCCCTCGAAGCGGAAATTAATTCGTTAAAAGCCAAAAAAAGTAAGTTGCAGCAGATGGTTCAGGCGCGGGAGGCAGCGCTGCGGGAAGTGCCGGAGCAGCGCAAGGAACTCGATCGCCTGATCCAAGAACGGGACTCTGCCCGCAAGATCTACCAGGAACTGTTGCTGCGCCTCGGCCAGTCGGAGGTCTCCAAGCAGATGGAGATCGGCGACAAAGCCACTACCTTTCGCATCGTCGATCCGGCCATTCTGCCCCGAGTACCGGTGTCGCCAAATATGCTCAAGATGATCCTGCTGGCCATTGCCGCCGGACTCGGTGCCGCGGGAGGGCTAGTGATGCTCCTCGAAAAGAGCGATGCCTCGGTAAAAAGCGTCGAGGACCTCAAGCCTCACGGGTTGCTGGTACTAGCACAGATTCCGAGCATCGTTGACGAGCAGGCGGTACGGAGGAGAAAAAAAAGGGACCGCTGGTTCTATGCCGCAGCAACGGGCTATGGGCTGTTGGTCTTTGCTCTGCTTGCGTATGA